A segment of the Eleutherodactylus coqui strain aEleCoq1 chromosome 6, aEleCoq1.hap1, whole genome shotgun sequence genome:
aaatagattgctaaatctttcaaactttcagtcgtttgaatgattacctttgcgtgtaaaagggcctttagacttcGACGATCTTtagatgcaccagatttatgaCAGGGACTCTGCTGAATTATAAATTTGGCATATCTTTAGATCCTAGGGTTTCTGGGCATAATAAGGATGCTTAAGCCTGACCATATTATGTCTATTAAAATCTGGCAATAAGCAGCAACACAGCAGCATAGGCTCACAAGCCACACGGGGCTCCAAAGCTATTGGTTGGGAACCACTGCCTTAAAGCTTACGGTGGATTCTCAATAGCGTTTCATCTCTGGTTTGGCTTTCTGTCTTTGGGTTCCATCATTGGAGCAGAGAGACATAATAAAAACTGAATTAGATGGATCCATTTCTacgaccattgatttcaatgcggtttttaaaaacagaaagcaaatggCAATCTTTCTGTTTGTTTTCATTACTTTAGGCTTTCATTTTTCAAATGGAACCCAGTCTGGAGCACTATTTATGCCATCTAAAAACTGGAACCATAACGTAACGAGAGCAAATAGAaagctttccgtttgctttccATTATTAAAAacaccattgacatcaatggtggTAGAAATTGATCCATTTAATTCTGTTTTAATTATGTCTCTCTGCTCCAATAATGGAACCCAGAGACGGAAAGCAAAAACAGAGTTTAAACACTGGTATGAATCCAACCAGTAGCTTGTACATTTTTTGATCAATTGCAAAAGTCTAACCAGAATAAAGTAACTattggtaaaatgaatacccacacaacatttttctttttatgcaGTACTGGGAGTGTGATAGTTGCTGATAGTAAGCTCTAATAAGATGTGAGCTTACAtcttaagctggccatacacctCATATACTTCTTGCCCCCTAGTTCACTTACACAGCCCAATtgacaaaagaataaaaaatgttacgggtctcagaatatggcaacagaaAGAATTTTTTGTTTAAGGAAAAtttgtatttactttttaaaaatacaaaaacattacagaactatataaatttggtatcatcataattgttCTGACCTATAGAACAAAAGTTCGTGTCATTTTTACCCATCAAAAATGGAGCAACTGCATTTGTAtttatttctccccacttaaaaatttgttcattatacggtacattaaaaggtacctttaaaagatacaactcatcttgcaaaaaacatacagctttgtcaatggaaaaattaaaaagtcatggctcttggaaggtcGGCACggaaaacaagaataaaaaaaaatgataaatctCTGGTCCTAAAGTGGTTTTAAGCTTCTCTAGTGGTCTAAAGAAGTGGAGGGTCTAATGTCACTAATACCAGGGCACTAAATAAGGAGACTATACCATGGCAGGCTGCTGTACAGCTGGGCAACAAGCTGCCACCACTATGCACAGTCTCTGAATGTGGATTCAATTCAAAGGATGGAAGAAGCCACAGTGACATATGCACTACACATGAAATATCCCCAACAACAGCATTACATTCAGCACCTCCACCAGTAGGAAAGCTATGTCACAGATCCCTCTGAACAGTCATGCCATTACTTACTATAGGCCTTCCTAGAGTGCATTCTATTACTAATAAGCctataaaaagaaaataagtttggtatcatattaGTCAGTTGGACAAAGGTTAAGAatagattattttgtttctcttcaaGATAGCTATAATTTCATATGCCTGTATACATGTTCATGTATCTGAATTCAGTTTCAATTCACCAATTCTACAGCTCCTTCCAGCATTCAGTTATAGCAGCTACTTCAATCACTATCTTAGATTTATGCCCCCAACGCCCGCAACTGGCCCATGCAGGTTCTTGATTTTCACCTGCAGCTCTAGCCAACTTCTGCCTGATGAGTAATATAAAGAATGCAAGCAGCCCTCAGATGATCTGGATACATGGGCCATAGATGAGTGGCACTGGCCTGTGGACCTAGCTGTAAGATCACAACCTTTTCTTAACCTTCCATCCTTGATACCTTGTCCTTGGTGTGTAAGCGCAGCATCCTGAATAGCAGCATGAGTGTGGATAACATGATGCTTAGGGGTATGTAGAGATTTTCCACTCAGACCAACTTCCTGAGAAGTTAAAGTCACCACTGCCAGATAGGGAGATGCAAAACTGTGCAGCTATGAACAACCGCACAGTTCTATCATTGATCAGGCAGGGCGCCTTACCAGATTATTACGAAAGTGGTCAGGAGGGCCTGGTGCTGCCAGGCCCCTGGCTATTAGATGTTGCTACTTTTTAAGCAAAAAAATTTTCTTGCTAAAAAATGCATTAACAGTTTGAAAATACAGCGTATATTTAAGTCGGTCATTGATTTTGTATTTATTATAGTAAATAATGTAACAATTTTAAATGTATACTGTCTTGGTattaaaattttttaataaatggTACTTTCTGTGCCAGTACAGTTAACAACAGTAATGCTATTCTAATTATAACTGCTAATGAGCAATTGCATATTCATGCTTTGCTTTACTTACTGTGTCTATCATTAGATGATATTTAAACGAGCATTTATCTTTTTGTCACATATGCAGATGGTATATCCTAACATAGGAGCTAATCCTtaattacagtaaaaaaaagttggaGATATGAGCCAATGGCTATTAATCTTTTTTTAGTGATTTGGAGCTTTAATGAATTGAAATGGAGTTATAAGTTTGCAATATGACTCATTCCCATTATGTATTGTTAGTAAAACATGCCATTTGGGTTGCAATTGCTTAAGAATATAAAATCTGAACTAATAGATAAAACCACAGTATTGACATATGTATATACCTACCTTCTGATGCCCTGTACCAAGGCTTGCACCACCTGCTGCCATTGTCCTTTGATCTCTGACCCTTTTGTGCAGTATAGGCAGGCTAGAGACTGCAGGTTTCGCAGAACCTTTGCCTTTAGGCTCAATGCGAACTTCTTTAGTGGAAGGCAGTTTCTTGTAGGAGACTTTGTTGTTGGCTCCTTTTGCAGCAACAGTTGAATGATCCTGAAATTTCTGGGCAGGAACTTTATTCGTAGATTGTTGCCCTGAGATTGTGGGTCTGTTCTGAGAGCTCCTAGCAGCAGTATCTTTTACTGGCAAGACTTTTAATATTGATTGTGAGGATGTCAGCTTGGAAGAACCTTTAAGTTCAAAAGACTCATCACTTGTCTGTTCTTTTGTCTCTTCTTCTGGACATGCCTCAAACATATTCTCTATTTGATCTTCTGTGGATTCCTCTTCTGGCATCGGTGGTGTTGGAACCCTGGCTTGTCCACTAAGCTCTCCACAATCACTGTCATGAGAAGAAAGAGATAAGTAAGAGTAGAAGTCACCTCTTTCAAGCTGTTTGCGAGAATGTTCCAGCACTTTTTCCCTGATCTGTGCCCCAGTTCCTTGCTTCTGGCCATCTTGTGGTGATGATCTGTGGAGTGCATTAGATGTCATGCCCAGAATTTCCTTTACAAAGTCTTGTACAGAACAGTCTGGACTGCTAGACCTTTCATGTGCAGAGCTGTGACAAGAGCAAGACCCTTCATATACTGATCCTGAAACAGCAGAAGTTTGATATTTTTCAGATTGCAATGAACTATTATCGAGCATATCCACATCAGCAACTGAATCACTCGTAACCCGTAAATTACTCTTTCCTTTAAAAGATGGCCCTAGTTCACGGGGCTTGTGGAAAGCCAATGCAGGCATGCTTGGAGGATGAAGTTTTTCAGTTTTGGTAATTGATATTGACGGGTATGggccagattttatttttttttctggtatgATTCTTTTGGTCAGACTGTCTTTCATTGTAATTTCCCTATTATTAATGTTTCCGTTCTCCATATCATCTACTAGCTGAGCTGAGTTCAGCAATGTCTCTACACCACCTACTTTTGTCAAAACCTTGTTAGTATCTTTTTCATTCCCATTGCTTTCTTTCTGTCTTTGTAGAGAAAACTGCAAACCTTTCTCAGATTTAGGTGTTACAGAAATGTCTTGTACTAgtcttttccttctttctcctggAAGTAAAAATGAAGGTCTAATCCAAGCTTGCAACTCCCTTCTAATAAAATCCGACCCTAAAGGCAGATCTGTGCCATCACCAGCTTCATCTTCACTTCCCAAACTAGAGTTTGGCTCTTCaagttcctcttcctcctcttcctcagttaACGTGAGGGTGGAACTCGACAGTAAGTCACTATCATCTTCTTCGTCAGTGCAAGCTGAGGTACAAGACACATTAACAATCATGCTTAGATTGGCGTCACCTTCCTCTCCTCCCAAAGAACGACTCAAGTGCTTGCGGAAAGAGGCATTGGAATTCAGCAACCCTAGTCGGCCTTTTAGCATAACCATATCCTCAGATCTTAGTGAAAGTTCCTCACTGCTACTCAGTTCTGTCAACTCAGAACCAACATCTTCATTTCCTGATGATTCTTTATCTTGTGGAGAGTGCAGACCAGTAAGTGATGCCTTCCGAGAACTACTCCTTAGAGTTATGTCATCAGAAAGACTACGTTTCAATTTCTGTTCCGATGGGCATTCAATGTCTTCTAATCTTTTCAGTAGGTCCAAAGTACGCTTACTTAATTCTTCTCCTGGCTCACTACCTGGAGTAACATCAGCTGAACCTTGCTGACTAAATAGGTCTTCATTGCTCTTATATGAGGCTGGCCAGCTTTCGAGAGACACACTACGCCTCAGAACTGCAGACTCTATAGCTTCACCAGCTCCTGACAGAGATTCCAGTGAGGATGAATAAGGAGGAGAGTTTTCTGGACTCAGTACTTCAATCAGGTCCTCAACAGCATCTACTGGGCTATGGTCTTCTGAGCTTGCTGTAAGCATTGTTCTGTTTGTATTAGTTTGACTTCGAAGTCTTTGGAGGCAAAAACTAGGCATTAGCCTTTGAGTCTTTTCCAGTGTCACAAGTTTCTGTTTATCAGCTTGTGATTGTGAAGAATCAAAAAATGTGAGATGACTTTGTGGCTTTGTTCTAGAATACTGTATATGTCCAATTTCTTTACTCCCAAATTGCGCCAAATCAACATTCTGAACCAAGCATCCTTGTGGTATTTCCCCATCGAGAGATAAGCATCCTTCTGAATTGGCAGCAGTTACACCTTCTCCACTTGCAATTCCACTTTCACTCTCAGAGTGGGCACACGAGTCCTTCTGATGTTTTATTGGATGAAAATGAGGAGTATGGGGAGATCCACTAGCTAGGTCTGGCAAAGATAAAAATGGAAACCCTTGTAGtagagaaagagggagaggtgCTAGGGTGCAAGATTTCTTGGACACTTCTTTTGATGAAGGATCTAGGTTTGTTCTGAAAAGCTCCATATCATGCACGCTGTAGACTTGGTACACGGGAGGTGTTTGGAGTGAACTTTTCTGTTGATTTGTATCTGAAATACCTTCTCTTGAGCAATGTCTTCCACCTGAAACAAATGTTTCTGCTTTTATCTGCTCTTTATCCTCATCATCACATATGGTCTCAGTTGTGATATCAGTCTCATCCCATTCCAAGGCTTCCTCACTATGACTATTACGTAAGTCTGCCCAATCAGGGTCCACCAGTAGATCCATCTCCTAAAACAACAAAGTTTAGAGGTTACTATAATGTTCAATTCGCTTATTAGACTAGTATTACGCAGATGTCATATGTATCGATAGCTTTAAAACAGATGACTCATAATGTAATGAAACAAACTACCCACATAGAAACTTGCAGTGCTGTATTCAGTAATTATGCTTTGTCAGAAGTAAAGCAAATTTGTGCAGTTGGTGTGACAAAAACCATTCAGCAGCCAAATGTAGTTTGTCACAACAGCTATCAGAGACCTTGTGACCactaaaaaattgctaaaaggATGCTTTGTAACCCATGTTTGCTACTATTTTATTGTCTAGTGCATCTAACCCAATAAATAAAGTTTGTAAATTGTTTTGATTACAAATATCTTACTATTTATTGTCTACAACTCCTACGCAGAACAGTTCTTCAAAAGACTGTAACTATGGAGACATGCAGTTATGTGAAGGGGTGGTAAATAcacaaaataacatttttaatcAAAACAAAGTTATTTATTTTCTATTATAGATGTATTGGACAGTAAAAAATGACTACAAAGGTGGACATGCCCATTGAAGACACAAAACATACCATATTTTCATGTGTACAATGTAAGACAATAATATATCATGTCATAGAAATAGAGCTTTGTGCCAAATCATATCCATCAGAAATTCATTAAGCTGCCATGGAACAGCCTCCTACCCCCTATCATGAATGAAAGGGAACCATCTGATTGAGGTCAACGAAGGCAACATTTCTATACTTTATTAGCAGCAGAAACCCTACGAATTGTTTGCTGTAATCTAATACTTGCCCTGGAGTGAAAATAAATCAGTTGaattaaataatttttaatctgaCAAGCCATAAAAAGAACAGAAAATGAACACAATAGCTCTTAATTTCCAAACTCACTTGTTCTTCACCCAGTTCTCTCTGAAGCCGCCTTTGCCACTGTGTACTCTGCATCACAATGGCCTCCCATCTCCTCTCTAAATTGACACTCAGAAGTGGCAGGTTGGGGGCATCATGTTGTGGTATCTGGTCCTGGAGGTTTAGAAGATGGTGACATAATCGCAGGATGGATGCCACACCACGCCTACGCAGCCGGAGCTCAGAGCATAGACTCTGTAGGGAAAGACAGATATATCTATGTGTTACATAGTAGTGAAATATAAATCAATTATTGCATAGTAtatgatatatagtatatatatatatatatatatatatatatattacatatcatGTTTTAAGTGCTTATTTTTAGTATTCATCTCTACTGTTTATCTAGTTCTTCCATGAAAGCATACGCGTATTTCCATTGTCTCTTCTCAAAGCTTTTGAGGCACACCTATTGGAAGTGTGTTACATACTGCACCCTTCCCAACCTTACTGTACACACAGTACAAAATATAAAGGGCACAAAATATGAAGTTCTTCCCTGTGGAATGTCCCAAGCCAGTTTATTTCACGTAGAATGAATAACGCTGACTTATCTTTGTAACAGAAGCGATAAACCAGGTATGGGTGAACTCAGTTTATCAGATTTGCTTAGAACTTCCTTATAAAAATAATTGGGAGAATGCTTGTTTAGGAGCATACTAGCTTGTGATTTTCAGAGTCTTATTTCTCTTATATTAGAAAATAGGGGCTAATATAGGGTTCTTGCATGACAGTAACATATAGTAGCTCCATGCTTTGTAGTATGCCCAACAAAGATGGTGTGAATCTTTCACTCATCTCATTCACTTACTTTCAATTATtgtatgctttctttttcacacttTCCATAATTGTGATAGCAATTAAAGGAACGGTCTCAAGAAAACTATTGCCCATATGCCCCATTAGAGCAGAACAGAAAGCTACTCCTGCTTTGGCTGATCTAGATCGACAATACATAAACTGTAAAATTCCCCAGGATATAGGATTGTATAGCTGGTCAGATGTTGATTGAATATGAAGGACTTACCAATTGTTTTGTTACAGAATTTTTGCATTTAATGAAGATCTTTCCTATTCTATTTtagctttaaagggattttccaggcaattgttattaatgacctatcctcaggatcaggcagcatgtacagcgcaggcaggggaacactctccaaggcctttgccagctttatggctccccagcaagactgtgtcaccgctccccagtcaaggctgagtcggcgggagcactgtaaaaggatggtgagggagtacgtagctgatcgcacgaccgtcctccgtgacgcctctgctacctacaactactgggtgtcgaagctggacacgtggcctgaactcgcgctgtatgccctggaggtgcttgcttgtcctgcagctagcgtcttgtcagagagggtgtttagtgcggctgggggaatcatcacggataagcgtacccacctgtcaactgacagtgccgacaggcttacactcataaagatgaacaaagcttggatttccccagacttctcttctccaccagcggacagcagcggtacctaaacaatacataggctgcacccgtggatggaagcatcgttctctatcaccataaaaaacagggaccttttagcttcatcaatctgtgtattatattcatcctcctcctcctgaaacctcacgtaatcacgcgcgagaaaaaacgcgatacaaatccgtccgtctggggacaactgcggatcctcataggagtatattggctgcggtctggggaggacaatgtgcataaaataacgtgctagaaattccgttcgtgtgcaggcaccctaaagcgttgaaacttgcacctgaaccaatttttatttcaactgggctgcctccaggcctagttacaacttaagccacattaaccaaagcgattaatgggtttcacctgccctcttggttgggcatgggcaatttttctgaggtacattagtactgttggtacaccaaattttttgggccatcgcctacagtgtaatcctagtaatttttatgggcttcgcctgcactcatgctacagcaaggtgtgtggggttggcctacacttttgctacataaatgtaactggagccttgtctatactgcaaatactgaaatgtgaaagagactgttatctccctaaactgctgcaacgggaatgttactgtggcctgtcttgactgctactactactgaaatggaactaatactgtgctccccctatactgctgcttcggaattgttactgtggcctgtcttgactgctactactactgaaatggaactaatactgtgctccccctatactgctgctagtgatatgttactggggcctgtccagactgctactactactgaaatggaactaatactgtgctccccctatactgctgcttcggaattgttactggggcctgtctggactgctactactactgaaatggaactaatactgtgctccccctataatgttgctagtgatatgttactggggcctgtccctaatgctaccgctgaaatgttactaattctgggctctgcctataccgctgctaatgctatgtcactggggtgtggaaacggaggcttcccaaagacatgatggtggcgaggccatttcccaccaacgcggttactgttaaggtgcatataaccacggacacgtagtgcctcaaaaacatccccctcctcctccaacaatgaaaacattctaggcaaatacctttgcattggtccgtctggtggcagtccaagaatttcacctttaccgacacaacaagagagccccaccaccatccccccgccacggcccacttaatcctggccacattccgaaaaccaactaaataaaaccgtgctactaggtccacagtcgccaccacattcccaccaacgcggttactgttaaggtacatattaccagtctgactggggcatgcactgtgggccgtagcacacctgtattgtatgtgacgttagctctgctgagcagggcactgcaatgggatacatttatgtaccgccgatgggttccagggagccacccatgctgtgggtccacaggga
Coding sequences within it:
- the LOC136633088 gene encoding A-kinase anchor protein 6-like, which codes for MELFRTNLDPSSKEVSKKSCTLAPLPLSLLQGFPFLSLPDLASGSPHTPHFHPIKHQKDSCAHSESESGIASGEGVTAANSEGCLSLDGEIPQGCLVQNVDLAQFGSKEIGHIQYSRTKPQSHLTFFDSSQSQADKQKLVTLEKTQRLMPSFCLQRLRSQTNTNRTMLTASSEDHSPVDAVEDLIEVLSPENSPPYSSSLESLSGAGEAIESAVLRRSVSLESWPASYKSNEDLFSQQGSADVTPGSEPGEELSKRTLDLLKRLEDIECPSEQKLKRSLSDDITLRSSSRKASLTGLHSPQDKESSGNEDVGSELTELSSSEELSLRSEDMVMLKGRLGLLNSNASFRKHLSRSLGGEEGDANLSMIVNVSCTSACTDEEDDSDLLSSSTLTLTEEEEEEELEEPNSSLGSEDEAGDGTDLPLGSDFIRRELQAWIRPSFLLPGERRKRLVQDISVTPKSEKGLQFSLQRQKESNGNEKDTNKVLTKVGGVETLLNSAQLVDDMENGNINNREITMKDSLTKRIIPEKKIKSGPYPSISITKTEKLHPPSMPALAFHKPRELGPSFKGKSNLRVTSDSVADVDMLDNSSLQSEKYQTSAVSGSVYEGSCSCHSSAHERSSSPDCSVQDFVKEILGMTSNALHRSSPQDGQKQGTGAQIREKVLEHSRKQLERGDFYSYLSLSSHDSDCGELSGQARVPTPPMPEEESTEDQIENMFEACPEEETKEQTSDESFELKGSSKLTSSQSILKVLPVKDTAARSSQNRPTISGQQSTNKVPAQKFQDHSTVAAKGANNKVSYKKLPSTKEVRIEPKGKGSAKPAVSSLPILHKRVRDQRTMAAGGASLGTGHQKRPLNGSKTNKDL